In Aliamphritea ceti, a single window of DNA contains:
- a CDS encoding lysophospholipid acyltransferase family protein has translation MKQFKGPLAVGLLFLLSLLPLSLARSFGAYLGRRMSKGDGKSAINTRRNINACFPELSNNAQQELVAESLQETGRSAGEMGMSWIWRPERVLKTIKVVHGANVLDDAIAEGRGVILLAPHIGNWEILNFWLSENCKLTVMYKPAKIKMMDDLVRRKRERVGTQLAPANVKGVRMAVKCLRKNEVLGILPDQEPDASGGIFAPFMGVSAFTMKLLPQLAAQTGAVVVSGYAKRVDGGFELHFHKATGNINSKDLTEAATAMNEEVEYCVRQVPEQYQWEYRRFGRRPEGEASLYD, from the coding sequence GTGAAACAATTTAAAGGCCCCCTCGCCGTTGGCTTATTATTTTTGCTGTCTTTATTACCTTTGTCGCTGGCTAGAAGTTTTGGTGCATATCTAGGCCGACGCATGAGTAAAGGTGATGGTAAGTCTGCCATCAATACTCGTAGAAATATAAATGCCTGCTTTCCAGAGTTAAGTAACAATGCACAACAAGAGTTAGTTGCTGAGAGTCTTCAGGAAACCGGCCGCTCAGCCGGCGAAATGGGGATGTCCTGGATTTGGCGGCCCGAGCGGGTTTTGAAAACAATTAAAGTAGTACATGGTGCCAATGTTTTAGATGATGCAATTGCAGAGGGGCGAGGTGTTATTCTGCTTGCTCCACATATTGGCAATTGGGAAATTCTGAATTTTTGGCTGAGTGAAAATTGTAAACTGACGGTTATGTATAAGCCTGCAAAAATCAAAATGATGGATGATCTTGTCCGTCGAAAGCGAGAAAGAGTAGGTACACAGTTAGCGCCGGCAAATGTAAAAGGCGTACGTATGGCTGTGAAGTGCCTGCGTAAAAATGAAGTATTAGGGATTTTGCCGGATCAGGAACCCGATGCGTCTGGCGGCATTTTTGCGCCATTTATGGGCGTGTCAGCTTTTACGATGAAATTACTGCCTCAGTTGGCTGCACAGACTGGTGCTGTAGTTGTATCCGGATATGCAAAACGGGTTGATGGAGGTTTTGAACTGCACTTTCATAAAGCAACTGGAAATATAAATAGTAAAGATCTGACTGAAGCAGCTACGGCTATGAATGAGGAAGTTGAGTATTGCGTACGTCAGGTGCCAGAGCAGTATCAGTGGGAGTATCGTCGTTTTGGTCGTCGCCCTGAAGGTGAGGCATCGTTATATGATTAA
- the fmt gene encoding methionyl-tRNA formyltransferase, with product MSDSAKGLRIVFAGTPDFAATNLQALINAGHNVIGVYTQPDRPAGRGRKLKPSPVKQVALDNQLDVFQPLNFKEEGALDILQNLQADLMVVVAYGILLPKVVLEAPRLGCINVHASLLPRWRGAAPIHRAVLAGDTETGVTIMQMDEGLDTGGMLLKSSCAINPCESSGELHDKLAVIGAEALLKSLPGLADSSLIAEPQDNEQANYAHKLEKAEGSIDWQQSATRIARQICGLSPWPVAYTQLNGETMRIWQAEVSDQTTNAAAGSVVSTDKKAIHIACGEGVLSLLHIQLPGSKAMPTSAVLNSKRDLFADGMQLG from the coding sequence ATGTCTGACTCAGCCAAGGGATTGCGGATAGTTTTCGCCGGAACCCCGGACTTTGCCGCCACTAATTTACAGGCTCTGATAAATGCCGGTCATAACGTTATTGGCGTTTACACCCAGCCTGACCGACCGGCAGGGCGGGGGCGCAAACTCAAGCCCAGCCCGGTAAAGCAAGTCGCCCTGGATAATCAGTTAGATGTGTTTCAGCCCCTGAACTTTAAAGAAGAAGGCGCGCTGGATATTCTGCAAAACCTGCAGGCCGACCTGATGGTCGTCGTTGCCTACGGCATTTTACTTCCCAAAGTCGTACTGGAAGCACCTCGTCTTGGCTGCATTAATGTTCATGCTTCACTGCTTCCACGCTGGCGTGGCGCTGCGCCGATACATCGCGCGGTATTAGCAGGGGATACTGAAACAGGCGTCACAATCATGCAGATGGACGAAGGCCTGGATACCGGAGGTATGCTGTTAAAAAGCAGCTGCGCAATTAACCCCTGTGAATCCAGCGGTGAACTGCATGACAAGCTGGCAGTCATTGGCGCTGAAGCTCTGCTAAAAAGCCTTCCAGGACTGGCAGACAGCAGCCTTATAGCTGAGCCTCAGGACAACGAGCAAGCAAATTATGCTCACAAGCTTGAAAAGGCCGAAGGCTCTATCGACTGGCAACAAAGCGCTACAAGAATTGCCAGACAAATTTGCGGCTTATCCCCCTGGCCAGTTGCCTATACTCAGCTGAACGGCGAAACCATGCGCATATGGCAAGCTGAAGTAAGCGATCAGACAACTAACGCTGCCGCCGGATCAGTCGTCAGTACAGATAAAAAGGCTATTCACATCGCCTGTGGTGAAGGTGTACTTAGCTTATTGCATATTCAACTGCCAGGCAGTAAAGCTATGCCAACGTCTGCTGTACTCAACTCTAAACGTGATTTATTCGCCGACGGCATGCAGCTGGGATAA
- the rsmB gene encoding 16S rRNA (cytosine(967)-C(5))-methyltransferase RsmB encodes MNSRAIAAQTLTPILLQKASLNTELSKGLNRVAERDRGLLQQLCYGTLRNLPRLQALTNHMLKKPFKQQEQDLQALLMLGMYQLLEMRIPPHASIGETVEACVQLNKPWAKGLLNGVLRRLQREQESIFSNLENEPEFRFNHPTWIIDKLRHNWPNHWEYILEQNNQQPPMTLRINQQRCTRDQYLDWLDEADIDAFAGEHSPQAIQLDEACDVDLLPGFDEGLASVQDEAAQLSAELLDLQPGQRVLDTCAAPGGKLCHIVEQEPGLSAAIGVELEAKRAVRIEENLQRLQLDAEVIVSDAASQDWWDGQLFDRILIDAPCSASGVIRRHPDIKGLRRNEDLKPLADIQLAILKNGWQMLQPGGKLVYATCSIFPQENERVVERFLKQQEDAVHHDIEASWGQARPFGRQLFPQPDGHDGFYYALLSKAESPDNGGE; translated from the coding sequence ATGAACAGTCGCGCTATTGCCGCTCAGACTCTGACACCTATTTTGCTACAGAAAGCATCGCTGAATACCGAGTTGAGCAAAGGCCTCAACAGAGTGGCAGAACGGGACAGAGGGCTTCTCCAACAGCTTTGCTATGGTACACTACGCAACCTTCCACGTTTGCAGGCGCTCACTAACCATATGCTTAAGAAACCTTTTAAGCAGCAGGAACAGGATCTTCAGGCGCTGTTGATGCTAGGCATGTATCAGCTACTTGAAATGCGAATACCACCTCATGCCAGTATTGGTGAAACCGTTGAAGCATGCGTCCAGCTAAATAAACCATGGGCGAAAGGCCTACTAAACGGCGTTCTCCGTCGCTTGCAGCGCGAACAGGAAAGTATCTTTTCAAACCTGGAAAACGAGCCTGAGTTTCGCTTCAATCACCCGACCTGGATAATCGACAAGTTACGTCATAACTGGCCAAATCACTGGGAATATATTCTCGAGCAGAATAACCAGCAACCGCCTATGACGCTACGGATTAATCAGCAGCGCTGTACCCGGGATCAATATCTTGACTGGCTCGACGAAGCCGACATAGACGCTTTTGCCGGAGAGCATTCTCCACAAGCTATTCAGCTGGATGAAGCATGCGACGTTGATTTGCTCCCTGGTTTTGATGAAGGCCTTGCCAGCGTGCAGGACGAAGCCGCTCAACTCAGCGCAGAATTACTGGATTTACAGCCAGGTCAGCGCGTTCTGGACACCTGCGCAGCACCTGGCGGAAAACTCTGTCACATTGTCGAGCAAGAACCAGGTCTGAGCGCAGCAATTGGCGTAGAGCTTGAAGCTAAACGTGCTGTCCGCATTGAAGAAAACCTCCAACGCCTGCAACTCGACGCTGAAGTCATCGTTTCTGACGCTGCTTCGCAGGATTGGTGGGATGGTCAGTTATTTGATCGGATTCTGATTGATGCTCCCTGTTCTGCCAGTGGCGTTATTCGCCGTCACCCGGACATTAAAGGCCTGCGCCGCAATGAAGATTTAAAGCCTCTGGCCGATATCCAACTGGCCATCCTGAAAAATGGCTGGCAGATGTTACAACCCGGCGGCAAGCTTGTTTACGCAACCTGCTCCATATTCCCCCAGGAAAACGAACGGGTAGTTGAACGCTTTCTAAAGCAGCAAGAAGACGCAGTACACCACGATATAGAAGCCAGCTGGGGCCAGGCAAGACCTTTCGGCCGCCAACTGTTTCCGCAACCGGACGGTCACGATGGTTTCTATTACGCACTACTGAGCAAAGCAGAAAGCCCCGATAACGGCGGCGAGTGA
- the glyS gene encoding glycine--tRNA ligase subunit beta, whose amino-acid sequence MATQDFLVELGTEELPPAALQSLSNALKQEICNGIQEQFGKQVAFADDDVNAYAAPRRLAVLISNLETEVPRSSFFMQGPPARIAYDADGNPTKALAGFAKKCGATVEQLEEVDGKMGFRQETPAKPLINELSAIVENAIQKLPIPKRMRWGASRTEFVRPTKWLVMLLGDQVIEGEVFGLNPGRSTMGHRFHHNEAIELNNANEYLENLESVGMVIADFEERREKIRAQVEAEGVKINAVIQIDDDLLDEVTALNEWPVALTGRFDERFLEVPSQALISSMKEHQKYFHVTDTEGQLLPYFVTIANIESKDPAKVIEGNEKVIRPRLADAVFFFETDKKQTLESRIEKLKNIVFQKDLGTLHAKAVRVASLAKHIAATLDQDQAKAERAAMLAKTDLMTDMVFEFPDLQGLMGYHYALNDGEDEAVAKAQNEQYMPRFAGDELPQTEPGIAVALADRLDTLTGLFGINQPPTGSKDPFALRRASLGVLRIIVERELDLDLRDLITVAVSNHQNLPAADGLEEKVLSFMLERFRAKYDDENIAAEVFLSVLAVKPTKPLEFEQRVKAVNHFQTLSEAAALAAANKRVSNILSKQGVTQAQPVNLELLQEDAEKALATAVSDKQLALSPLFAEGDFKAILEQLAELRGPVDTFFDDVMVMAEDEQVRNNRLALLGQLRNLFLGVADISLLG is encoded by the coding sequence ATGGCCACGCAAGATTTTTTAGTTGAACTGGGCACGGAAGAACTGCCACCGGCAGCTCTGCAGTCACTCTCCAATGCTCTGAAGCAGGAAATCTGCAATGGCATTCAGGAACAGTTCGGTAAGCAAGTAGCTTTTGCTGACGATGATGTAAATGCATATGCAGCGCCACGCCGCCTTGCTGTTTTGATCAGCAATTTAGAAACAGAAGTACCACGCAGCAGCTTTTTTATGCAAGGCCCGCCAGCCCGTATTGCATATGATGCGGACGGTAACCCAACTAAGGCACTCGCAGGCTTCGCAAAAAAATGCGGCGCAACTGTAGAACAGCTTGAAGAAGTAGACGGCAAAATGGGTTTCCGTCAGGAAACACCTGCTAAACCGTTGATCAACGAGCTGTCCGCTATTGTTGAAAATGCCATCCAAAAACTACCTATCCCTAAGCGCATGCGTTGGGGCGCTTCACGGACTGAATTCGTTCGTCCGACAAAGTGGCTGGTTATGCTGCTTGGTGACCAGGTAATTGAAGGTGAAGTATTTGGGTTAAATCCAGGTCGCTCCACTATGGGTCATCGCTTCCATCACAACGAAGCTATCGAACTGAATAACGCTAACGAATATTTGGAAAACCTGGAAAGCGTTGGCATGGTTATCGCCGACTTCGAAGAACGCCGAGAGAAAATCCGCGCTCAGGTTGAAGCCGAAGGCGTTAAGATCAACGCTGTCATTCAAATAGATGATGACCTGCTAGACGAAGTAACAGCACTTAATGAATGGCCAGTAGCACTCACAGGACGCTTTGATGAGCGCTTTCTGGAGGTACCTTCACAGGCACTCATCAGCTCAATGAAAGAGCACCAGAAATACTTCCACGTGACGGACACAGAAGGGCAGTTACTGCCTTATTTCGTAACGATTGCTAACATCGAATCTAAAGATCCGGCCAAAGTTATCGAAGGAAATGAAAAAGTAATTCGCCCGCGCCTGGCTGATGCAGTCTTCTTCTTCGAAACTGATAAGAAGCAAACACTAGAGTCGCGCATCGAAAAGCTGAAGAACATTGTTTTCCAGAAAGACCTAGGAACTCTGCATGCTAAAGCTGTTCGTGTAGCCTCACTTGCCAAGCACATAGCTGCAACGTTAGATCAGGACCAAGCTAAGGCAGAGCGAGCCGCAATGCTGGCAAAAACTGACTTGATGACCGACATGGTTTTTGAGTTCCCTGATTTACAGGGCCTGATGGGTTACCACTACGCTCTGAATGACGGCGAAGATGAAGCAGTAGCCAAAGCACAGAACGAACAATACATGCCTCGCTTTGCTGGTGATGAATTACCACAAACCGAACCAGGTATTGCTGTGGCACTGGCTGATCGATTAGATACACTGACAGGCCTCTTCGGCATCAACCAGCCACCAACAGGCTCTAAAGATCCATTTGCTCTTCGCCGCGCATCATTAGGTGTTCTAAGAATTATTGTCGAACGCGAACTGGATCTGGACCTGCGTGACCTGATTACAGTTGCAGTTAGCAATCATCAAAACTTGCCAGCTGCTGACGGACTTGAAGAGAAGGTGCTGAGCTTCATGCTTGAGCGTTTCCGTGCCAAGTATGATGATGAAAATATCGCTGCTGAAGTATTCCTTTCTGTTCTTGCTGTTAAGCCAACTAAACCACTGGAATTTGAACAACGTGTTAAAGCTGTAAATCACTTCCAGACACTGAGTGAAGCTGCTGCGCTTGCTGCTGCAAATAAACGGGTATCCAATATCCTAAGCAAGCAGGGCGTTACACAAGCACAGCCAGTCAATCTTGAACTACTACAGGAAGATGCTGAGAAAGCACTAGCAACTGCCGTTTCTGACAAACAGCTGGCACTATCACCACTGTTTGCTGAAGGTGACTTCAAGGCGATCCTTGAGCAGCTAGCAGAATTACGTGGTCCTGTAGATACCTTCTTTGACGACGTCATGGTAATGGCTGAAGATGAGCAGGTACGTAACAACCGCCTGGCTCTACTTGGTCAACTGCGTAATCTGTTCCTTGGTGTTGCAGACATTTCTTTGCTTGGCTAA
- a CDS encoding TrkH family potassium uptake protein, protein MHYKVILRILGILLMIFSFTMLPPVLIDILHSGQSSKAFLTGFLITLLTGFIIWLPVYKVKQDLRTRDGFLITVLFWSVLGLFGAIPFILLEELPLSFVDAVFESLSGLTTTGATVITGIDDLPKAILFYRQQLQWLGGMGIIVLAVAILPMLGIGGMQLYRAETPGPVKDSKLTPRITETAKALWYIYLSLTVACALGYWLAGMSLFDAVSHSFSTVAIGGFSTHDASIGYFDSPLIEAICIFFMIISAVNFGLHFFAWRQRSISHYWQDPEFKFYLWILGCISLLASLVLIFTGTYEPLESIRKAVFEVVSIATTTGFATADFAQWPVMLPFLLFVAAFSGGCAGSTGGGMKVIRILLILKQGSREITRLIHPNAVIPVKLGKTPISDRVLEAVWGFFSVYLIVFVIMLIILLGTGLDQITAWSAVGATLNNLGPGLGQVAAHYGDLNTPAKWVLCFAMLLGRLEVFTLLVLFTPAFWKR, encoded by the coding sequence ATGCACTATAAAGTGATACTCCGCATACTTGGCATCTTGCTGATGATCTTCAGCTTCACCATGTTGCCACCGGTGTTAATTGATATTCTTCACAGCGGCCAGTCCAGTAAAGCATTCCTCACCGGTTTCCTGATTACACTGCTAACAGGCTTCATCATCTGGCTACCTGTTTATAAAGTGAAGCAGGATCTACGCACCCGCGACGGTTTCCTGATTACAGTTCTTTTCTGGTCGGTACTCGGATTATTCGGTGCGATTCCGTTTATTTTGCTTGAAGAGTTACCCCTAAGCTTTGTAGATGCTGTATTTGAATCTCTCTCCGGACTAACAACAACCGGTGCGACCGTCATTACCGGCATAGACGACCTGCCGAAAGCAATACTGTTTTACCGTCAGCAACTTCAGTGGCTGGGGGGTATGGGGATTATCGTACTCGCCGTTGCGATTCTACCAATGCTTGGCATCGGTGGGATGCAGCTCTACCGAGCTGAGACGCCAGGCCCGGTTAAGGATAGTAAGTTAACTCCACGTATTACAGAGACCGCAAAAGCTCTCTGGTACATTTATTTATCGCTGACAGTTGCCTGCGCGCTGGGTTACTGGCTGGCCGGGATGAGTCTGTTTGATGCTGTCAGTCATAGCTTTTCAACGGTAGCGATTGGTGGTTTCTCCACCCACGACGCAAGTATCGGTTACTTCGACAGCCCGCTGATTGAAGCAATCTGTATTTTCTTCATGATTATTTCAGCAGTAAATTTCGGGCTGCATTTCTTTGCCTGGCGGCAGCGGTCTATCAGTCATTACTGGCAAGATCCGGAGTTTAAGTTCTACCTTTGGATTCTCGGCTGCATCAGTTTGCTTGCATCCTTAGTGTTAATTTTCACCGGTACTTACGAACCGTTAGAGTCGATTCGAAAAGCAGTATTTGAAGTAGTCTCTATTGCCACTACAACTGGCTTCGCCACTGCCGACTTTGCACAATGGCCTGTAATGTTACCGTTTTTGTTATTCGTAGCAGCCTTCTCAGGCGGTTGTGCAGGCTCTACCGGCGGCGGTATGAAAGTTATTCGTATTCTTCTGATCCTGAAACAGGGTTCCAGGGAAATCACCCGACTAATTCACCCCAATGCGGTCATCCCCGTTAAACTTGGCAAAACACCTATCTCAGACCGTGTTCTGGAGGCCGTATGGGGCTTTTTCTCCGTATACCTCATAGTGTTCGTGATAATGCTCATAATCCTCTTAGGTACAGGCTTAGACCAGATAACTGCATGGTCTGCAGTAGGTGCAACACTGAACAACCTAGGACCCGGGCTAGGTCAGGTGGCAGCACATTACGGTGATCTAAATACTCCTGCTAAATGGGTCTTATGCTTTGCTATGCTTCTGGGCCGCCTTGAAGTATTCACTTTACTGGTACTCTTCACACCAGCATTCTGGAAGCGATAA
- the gmhB gene encoding D-glycero-beta-D-manno-heptose 1,7-bisphosphate 7-phosphatase: MKLVILDRDGVINYDSDNYIKTVEEWLPIPGSIEAIAALSNAGFKVCIATNQSGLARGYFSSETLTAMHVKMSDLVSQAGGTISYIEHCPHGPDNGCNCRKPLPGMINTILTKYPEVRAENVYVVGDSLRDLEAGVAAGCKPLLVKTGKGERTLTKGNLPEGTIICNDLSSAVNVIAA, encoded by the coding sequence ATGAAACTAGTAATTCTTGATCGCGATGGCGTTATTAACTACGACTCAGACAATTACATTAAAACTGTCGAAGAATGGCTACCCATTCCCGGTAGTATTGAAGCCATTGCCGCATTAAGCAATGCTGGCTTTAAAGTCTGCATCGCAACCAACCAGTCTGGCCTTGCCCGAGGCTACTTTTCTTCAGAAACACTGACTGCGATGCATGTCAAAATGTCAGATTTAGTGTCACAAGCAGGCGGCACTATTAGCTATATAGAGCACTGCCCACACGGCCCTGATAACGGCTGTAACTGTCGCAAGCCACTCCCCGGCATGATCAACACCATTCTCACTAAATACCCAGAAGTACGCGCTGAGAACGTTTACGTTGTAGGCGACTCACTTCGTGATTTAGAAGCCGGTGTGGCCGCCGGCTGTAAGCCTTTACTTGTAAAAACAGGCAAAGGAGAACGTACACTTACAAAAGGAAATCTGCCAGAAGGCACAATTATTTGTAACGACCTTAGCAGTGCAGTTAATGTCATAGCAGCATAA
- the trkA gene encoding Trk system potassium transporter TrkA produces the protein MKIIILGAGQVGGTLAENLANEANDITIVDTDIGRLRELQDRIDIRTTEGKASHPGVLEQAGAQDADMLIAVTNSDEVNMIACQFAHTLFNTPTKIARVREHDYLRHNREVFCNKSIPIDVLISPEELVTKHIKRLIEHPGALQVLDFADGKAQLVAVKAYYGGPLVGHEISFLRTHMPSVDTRVAAIFRQGSPIIPKGDTVIEADDEVFFIAAKKDILSVMSELRRLDSPYKRIIIAGGGNIGARLASSIESKFQVKIIERDLKRCHDLAKRLDNTIVLNGSASDKDLLLEENIEDTDVFCALTNDDEANIMASMLAKRLGVRTVMTLINNPAYVDLVQGGVIDIAISPQQTTIGSLLTHVRRGDVAAVHSLRRGAAEALEAVAHGDKRSSKVVGKAIEDIDLPAGTTIGAIVRNDQVLIAHDDVVVENDDHVILFLIDKRKIREVERLFQVGLGFF, from the coding sequence ATGAAGATCATCATTCTCGGAGCAGGGCAGGTAGGCGGAACCTTAGCGGAAAACCTGGCCAACGAAGCAAACGATATTACCATTGTTGATACTGACATTGGCCGTTTACGTGAGTTACAGGACCGTATCGACATCCGGACCACCGAAGGTAAGGCGTCTCACCCTGGCGTACTTGAACAGGCCGGTGCACAAGATGCTGATATGCTAATTGCTGTAACAAACAGCGATGAAGTGAATATGATCGCCTGCCAGTTTGCTCACACTCTGTTCAATACGCCGACTAAAATTGCCCGGGTCCGGGAACACGATTACCTGCGACATAACCGTGAAGTTTTCTGCAACAAATCAATTCCTATTGATGTTCTTATCAGCCCTGAAGAGTTAGTTACCAAACATATTAAGCGGCTTATCGAACACCCCGGTGCACTACAGGTGCTTGATTTCGCTGACGGCAAAGCCCAGCTAGTAGCAGTAAAGGCATACTACGGTGGCCCACTGGTTGGCCACGAAATATCTTTCCTGCGCACTCACATGCCTTCTGTGGATACCCGTGTAGCAGCTATTTTTCGCCAGGGTAGCCCTATCATTCCAAAAGGCGATACCGTCATCGAAGCAGATGACGAAGTATTTTTCATCGCTGCAAAGAAAGATATTCTGTCAGTTATGAGTGAGCTTCGACGACTCGACAGCCCTTATAAACGCATTATTATTGCTGGTGGCGGCAACATCGGCGCCCGTTTGGCAAGTAGCATTGAAAGTAAGTTTCAGGTCAAAATCATTGAGCGCGACCTGAAGCGCTGTCACGATCTGGCTAAGCGCCTTGATAACACAATTGTTCTTAATGGCAGCGCCTCGGACAAAGACCTGTTGCTGGAAGAAAACATCGAGGATACCGATGTTTTCTGCGCGCTAACCAATGATGACGAAGCCAACATCATGGCGTCTATGCTGGCAAAAAGGTTAGGTGTTCGTACTGTAATGACACTGATTAACAACCCGGCATATGTTGATTTAGTGCAGGGTGGGGTAATCGATATCGCGATCTCTCCTCAGCAAACCACCATTGGCAGCCTGCTGACGCATGTTCGCCGGGGTGATGTAGCAGCAGTTCACTCTCTGCGCCGCGGGGCCGCTGAAGCTCTTGAAGCAGTTGCCCATGGCGACAAGCGCAGTTCAAAAGTAGTCGGCAAAGCCATTGAAGATATCGATCTTCCGGCCGGCACAACCATAGGTGCAATTGTCCGTAATGATCAGGTCCTGATTGCTCATGATGATGTCGTCGTTGAAAATGACGATCATGTCATCCTGTTCCTGATCGACAAGCGTAAAATTCGTGAAGTCGAGCGCCTCTTCCAGGTTGGCCTGGGCTTCTTCTGA
- a CDS encoding DUF2164 domain-containing protein, with protein sequence MSTIKFDKEQKTDILDKLKKYCEAEFDLELGQFEAEFFLDFISDNIGNHYYNKALIDAQQIVTQRTMDITDAIDEMSRIT encoded by the coding sequence ATGTCCACCATAAAATTTGATAAAGAACAAAAAACAGACATTTTAGATAAGCTTAAAAAGTACTGCGAAGCAGAGTTCGATCTTGAACTGGGACAGTTCGAAGCAGAGTTCTTCCTGGACTTTATTTCAGACAACATCGGCAATCATTATTACAACAAAGCATTGATCGATGCCCAGCAGATTGTTACCCAAAGAACCATGGACATCACTGATGCAATTGATGAAATGAGCAGAATAACCTAA
- a CDS encoding YtoQ family protein, giving the protein MQYSVYLSGEIHTDWRDKIKAAIKEQNLPITVMTPNTDHGSSDDCGVNILGAEENNYWKDHKAAKINSMRHITAIQRADIVVVRFGDKYRQWNAAFDAGMAAALGKSLIVEHAEELTHPLKEIDAAAQATAKNTEEVIEILKYLTLDY; this is encoded by the coding sequence ATGCAATACAGCGTATACCTGTCAGGTGAAATTCATACTGACTGGCGCGATAAAATCAAAGCCGCCATTAAAGAACAAAACCTGCCTATTACAGTAATGACCCCGAACACTGACCATGGCTCAAGTGATGACTGCGGTGTAAACATCCTGGGTGCAGAAGAGAACAACTACTGGAAAGACCACAAAGCAGCAAAAATTAATAGCATGCGGCACATTACTGCTATCCAGCGTGCAGATATTGTTGTCGTCCGCTTTGGCGACAAATACCGTCAATGGAACGCAGCTTTTGACGCAGGTATGGCAGCAGCACTAGGTAAATCTTTGATTGTTGAACATGCAGAAGAGCTCACGCACCCACTTAAAGAGATTGATGCTGCAGCACAAGCAACAGCAAAAAATACAGAAGAAGTAATCGAGATACTTAAATACCTGACTCTTGATTACTAA
- the glyQ gene encoding glycine--tRNA ligase subunit alpha produces the protein MVISVTDKASSDASTFQGLILALQEYWSDKGCVVVQPLDMEVGAGTFHPATFLRSIGPENWNSAYVQPSRRPTDGRYGDNPNRLQHYYQFQVVMKPSPDNLQELYLGSLERIGIDTLVHDVRFVEDNWESPTLGAWGLGWEVWLNGMEVSQFTYFQQAGGIECYPVTGEITYGLERLAMYVQDVESVYDLIWTYNPDGTPVTYGDVFHQNEVEQSTYNFEHADVPMLFTNFDHYESECRKLLELDTPLPLPAYEQVLKASHTFNLLDARHAISVTERQRYILRVRTLAREVAHAYYDARKALGFPMASEAIRNEVLAASAEESK, from the coding sequence ATGGTGATCTCCGTGACAGACAAAGCGAGCTCAGATGCCAGCACCTTTCAAGGCTTAATCCTGGCGCTGCAAGAATACTGGTCAGATAAAGGCTGCGTTGTGGTACAGCCTCTGGATATGGAAGTAGGGGCAGGCACATTCCACCCAGCTACATTCCTGCGTTCAATCGGGCCGGAAAACTGGAACTCTGCTTACGTACAACCAAGCCGTCGTCCAACTGACGGTCGTTACGGCGACAACCCAAACCGCCTACAACACTACTATCAGTTTCAGGTAGTTATGAAGCCGTCTCCAGACAACCTACAGGAACTATACCTGGGGTCTTTGGAGCGTATTGGCATCGACACTCTGGTACATGACGTTCGCTTCGTAGAAGACAACTGGGAGTCGCCAACACTTGGCGCCTGGGGTCTAGGCTGGGAAGTATGGCTAAATGGAATGGAAGTTTCTCAGTTTACTTACTTCCAACAAGCAGGCGGCATTGAATGTTACCCAGTGACCGGCGAAATAACATACGGCCTGGAACGCCTGGCAATGTATGTTCAGGATGTTGAAAGTGTTTACGACCTGATCTGGACATACAATCCTGACGGCACGCCTGTAACTTATGGCGACGTATTCCATCAGAACGAAGTAGAGCAATCTACTTACAACTTTGAACACGCTGACGTACCTATGCTGTTCACAAATTTCGACCATTACGAAAGCGAATGCCGCAAGCTTCTGGAACTGGATACACCTTTACCATTACCTGCTTACGAACAGGTATTAAAAGCTTCTCATACATTCAACTTGCTTGACGCCCGTCATGCGATTTCAGTGACAGAACGTCAGCGCTACATTCTTCGCGTCCGCACACTGGCCCGCGAAGTTGCTCATGCATATTACGATGCACGTAAAGCACTGGGCTTCCCGATGGCATCTGAAGCCATCCGCAACGAAGTATTAGCCGCCAGTGCAGAGGAGAGCAAGTAA